In Melitaea cinxia chromosome 4, ilMelCinx1.1, whole genome shotgun sequence, a single genomic region encodes these proteins:
- the LOC123670211 gene encoding S-phase kinase-associated protein 1 — MPNIKLQSSDNEIFDVDVEIAKCSVTIKTMLEDLGMDDDEEEVVPLPNVNSAILKKVIQWATYHKDDPPIPEDDENKEKRTDDISSWDADFLKVDQGTLFELILAANYLDIKGLLDVTCKTVANMIKGKTPEEIRKTFNIKNDFTAAEEEQVRKENEWCEEK, encoded by the coding sequence ATGCCGAACATTAAATTGCAGTCATCCGACAATGAAATATTTGATGTTGATGTAGAAATAGCCAAATGTTCCGTAACAATAAAAACTATGTTAGAAGATTTGGGTATGGACGATGACGAGGAAGAAGTTGTGCCTTTACCTAACGTAAATTCAGCTATCTTAAAGAAGGTCATTCAGTGGGCAACGTATCATAAAGATGATCCTCCTATACCGGAAGACGACGAGAACAAAGAAAAAAGAACTGATGACATTTCGTCTTGGGATGCGGATTTCTTAAAAGTTGATCAGGGTACATTGTTCGAATTGATTTTGGCAGCTAACTACTTAGATATAAAAGGTCTTCTAGATGTCACTTGCAAGACGGTAGCCAACATGATAAAGGGCAAAACACCTGAAGAAATTCGCAAAACATTTAACATTAAGAATGATTTTACAGCAGCTGAGGAAGAGCAAGTTCGTAAAGAAAATGAGTGGTGTGAAGAAAAGTAA